In one Canis lupus dingo isolate Sandy chromosome 16, ASM325472v2, whole genome shotgun sequence genomic region, the following are encoded:
- the CHRNA6 gene encoding neuronal acetylcholine receptor subunit alpha-6 isoform X1 — protein sequence MLTSKGQGFLHFGLCLCSCIFIPCLKGSAGCASEERLFHKLFSHYNQFIRPVENVSDPVTVHFEVAITQLANVDEVNQIMETNLWLRHIWNDYKLRWNPMEYDGIETLRVPADRIWKPDIVLYNNAVGDFQVEGKTKALLKYDGMIIWTPPAIFKSSCPMDITFFPFDHQNCSLKFGSWTYDKAEIDLLIIGSKVDMNDFWENSEWEIVDASGYKHDIKYNCCEEIYTDITYSFYIRRLPMFYTINLIIPCLFISFLTVLVFYLPSDCGEKVTLCISVLLSLTVFLLVITETIPSTSLVIPLVGEYLLFTMIFVTLSIAVTVFVLNIHYRTPATHTMPKWVKTVFLQLLPQILMMRRPLDKMRKTSSDKNSKGISSRPTKVNFDNYRETKLPKECCHCHKSSELATSKRRLSHQSLQWMTENSEHWPDVEDVINSVQFIAENMKNQNETKEVEDDWKYVAMVVDRVFLWVFIFVCVFGTAGLFLQPLLGNTGKS from the exons ATGCTGACCAGCAAGGGCCAGGGATTCCTTCACTTTGGTCTGTGCCTCTGCTCCTGTATATTCATTCCTTGCTTGAAAG GCTCTGCAGGCTGTGCATCTGAAGAGAGGCTCTTTCACAAACTGTTTTCTCATTATAACCAGTTCATCAGGCCTGTAGAAAATGTTTCTGATCCCGTCACAGTGCATTTTGAAGTGGCCATCACACAGCTGGCTAATGTG gatGAAGTAAACCAGATCATGGAAACCAATCTGTGGCTACGTCAC ATCTGGAATGACTATAAATTGCGCTGGAACCCAATGGAATATGATGGCATTGAGACTCTTCGTGTTCCTGCGGATAGAATCTGGAAGCCTGACATTGTCCTCTACAACAA TGCTGTTGGTGACTTTCAAGTGGAAGGCAAGACAAAAGCTCTTCTTAAATATGATGGCATGATAATCTGGACTCCACCGGCTATTTTCAAGAGTTCCTGTCCTATGGATatcacttttttcccttttgatcaTCAAAATTGTTCCCTGAAATTTGGTTCTTGGACCTATGACAAAGCTGAAATTGATCTTCTAATCATTGGATCTAAAGTAGACATGAATGATTTTTGGGAAAACAGTGAATGGGAAATTGTTGATGCTTCTGGCTACAAACATGATATAAAATACAACTGTTGTGAGGAGATATACACAGATATAACCTATTCTTTTTACATTAGAAGACTGCCAATGTTTTATACCATTAATCTCATCATCCCTtgtctctttatttcatttctaactGTGCTGGTCTTTTACCTTCCTTCTGATTGTGGTGAAAAGGTGACACTTTGTATTTCAGTTCTGCTTTCTCTGACTGTGTTTTTGCTGGTAATCACAGAAACCATCCCATCCACGTCTCTTGTGATCCCATTGGTGGGTGAGTACCTACTGTTCACCATGATTTTTGTCACCCTGTCCATTGCGGTGACTGTGTTTGTGTTGAACATACATTATCGCACCCCAGCAACACACACTATGCCCAAGTGGGTGAAGACGGTTTTCCTCCAGCTGTTACCCCAGATCCTGATGATGAGGAGGCCTCTGGACAAGATGAGGAAGACGAGTTCTGATAAAAACTCCAAAGGCATTTCCAGTAGGCCCACCAAAGTCAACTTTGATAATTACAGAGAGACAAAACTTCCTAAAGAATGCTGCCACTGTCATAAATCAAGTGAGCTTGCCACCAGCAAAAGAAGATTAAGTCATCAGTCTTTACAATGGATGACTGAAAATTCAGAGCACTGGCCTGATGTCGAAGATGTAATTAATAGTGTTCAATTCATAGCAGAAAACATGAAgaaccaaaatgaaacaaaggag GTTGAAGATGACTGGAAGTACGTAGCCATGGTGGTAGACAGAGTATTTCTTTGGGTGTTTATATTTGTCTGTGTGTTTGGAACTGCAGGGCTATTTCTACAACCACTGCTGGGGAACACAGGAAAGTCCTAA
- the CHRNA6 gene encoding neuronal acetylcholine receptor subunit alpha-6 isoform X2 has product MSYYCAGMDPKSSAGCASEERLFHKLFSHYNQFIRPVENVSDPVTVHFEVAITQLANVDEVNQIMETNLWLRHIWNDYKLRWNPMEYDGIETLRVPADRIWKPDIVLYNNAVGDFQVEGKTKALLKYDGMIIWTPPAIFKSSCPMDITFFPFDHQNCSLKFGSWTYDKAEIDLLIIGSKVDMNDFWENSEWEIVDASGYKHDIKYNCCEEIYTDITYSFYIRRLPMFYTINLIIPCLFISFLTVLVFYLPSDCGEKVTLCISVLLSLTVFLLVITETIPSTSLVIPLVGEYLLFTMIFVTLSIAVTVFVLNIHYRTPATHTMPKWVKTVFLQLLPQILMMRRPLDKMRKTSSDKNSKGISSRPTKVNFDNYRETKLPKECCHCHKSSELATSKRRLSHQSLQWMTENSEHWPDVEDVINSVQFIAENMKNQNETKEVEDDWKYVAMVVDRVFLWVFIFVCVFGTAGLFLQPLLGNTGKS; this is encoded by the exons ATGTCATATTACTGTGCTGGAATGGATCCTAAGA GCTCTGCAGGCTGTGCATCTGAAGAGAGGCTCTTTCACAAACTGTTTTCTCATTATAACCAGTTCATCAGGCCTGTAGAAAATGTTTCTGATCCCGTCACAGTGCATTTTGAAGTGGCCATCACACAGCTGGCTAATGTG gatGAAGTAAACCAGATCATGGAAACCAATCTGTGGCTACGTCAC ATCTGGAATGACTATAAATTGCGCTGGAACCCAATGGAATATGATGGCATTGAGACTCTTCGTGTTCCTGCGGATAGAATCTGGAAGCCTGACATTGTCCTCTACAACAA TGCTGTTGGTGACTTTCAAGTGGAAGGCAAGACAAAAGCTCTTCTTAAATATGATGGCATGATAATCTGGACTCCACCGGCTATTTTCAAGAGTTCCTGTCCTATGGATatcacttttttcccttttgatcaTCAAAATTGTTCCCTGAAATTTGGTTCTTGGACCTATGACAAAGCTGAAATTGATCTTCTAATCATTGGATCTAAAGTAGACATGAATGATTTTTGGGAAAACAGTGAATGGGAAATTGTTGATGCTTCTGGCTACAAACATGATATAAAATACAACTGTTGTGAGGAGATATACACAGATATAACCTATTCTTTTTACATTAGAAGACTGCCAATGTTTTATACCATTAATCTCATCATCCCTtgtctctttatttcatttctaactGTGCTGGTCTTTTACCTTCCTTCTGATTGTGGTGAAAAGGTGACACTTTGTATTTCAGTTCTGCTTTCTCTGACTGTGTTTTTGCTGGTAATCACAGAAACCATCCCATCCACGTCTCTTGTGATCCCATTGGTGGGTGAGTACCTACTGTTCACCATGATTTTTGTCACCCTGTCCATTGCGGTGACTGTGTTTGTGTTGAACATACATTATCGCACCCCAGCAACACACACTATGCCCAAGTGGGTGAAGACGGTTTTCCTCCAGCTGTTACCCCAGATCCTGATGATGAGGAGGCCTCTGGACAAGATGAGGAAGACGAGTTCTGATAAAAACTCCAAAGGCATTTCCAGTAGGCCCACCAAAGTCAACTTTGATAATTACAGAGAGACAAAACTTCCTAAAGAATGCTGCCACTGTCATAAATCAAGTGAGCTTGCCACCAGCAAAAGAAGATTAAGTCATCAGTCTTTACAATGGATGACTGAAAATTCAGAGCACTGGCCTGATGTCGAAGATGTAATTAATAGTGTTCAATTCATAGCAGAAAACATGAAgaaccaaaatgaaacaaaggag GTTGAAGATGACTGGAAGTACGTAGCCATGGTGGTAGACAGAGTATTTCTTTGGGTGTTTATATTTGTCTGTGTGTTTGGAACTGCAGGGCTATTTCTACAACCACTGCTGGGGAACACAGGAAAGTCCTAA
- the CHRNA6 gene encoding neuronal acetylcholine receptor subunit alpha-6 isoform X3: METNLWLRHIWNDYKLRWNPMEYDGIETLRVPADRIWKPDIVLYNNAVGDFQVEGKTKALLKYDGMIIWTPPAIFKSSCPMDITFFPFDHQNCSLKFGSWTYDKAEIDLLIIGSKVDMNDFWENSEWEIVDASGYKHDIKYNCCEEIYTDITYSFYIRRLPMFYTINLIIPCLFISFLTVLVFYLPSDCGEKVTLCISVLLSLTVFLLVITETIPSTSLVIPLVGEYLLFTMIFVTLSIAVTVFVLNIHYRTPATHTMPKWVKTVFLQLLPQILMMRRPLDKMRKTSSDKNSKGISSRPTKVNFDNYRETKLPKECCHCHKSSELATSKRRLSHQSLQWMTENSEHWPDVEDVINSVQFIAENMKNQNETKEVEDDWKYVAMVVDRVFLWVFIFVCVFGTAGLFLQPLLGNTGKS, encoded by the exons ATGGAAACCAATCTGTGGCTACGTCAC ATCTGGAATGACTATAAATTGCGCTGGAACCCAATGGAATATGATGGCATTGAGACTCTTCGTGTTCCTGCGGATAGAATCTGGAAGCCTGACATTGTCCTCTACAACAA TGCTGTTGGTGACTTTCAAGTGGAAGGCAAGACAAAAGCTCTTCTTAAATATGATGGCATGATAATCTGGACTCCACCGGCTATTTTCAAGAGTTCCTGTCCTATGGATatcacttttttcccttttgatcaTCAAAATTGTTCCCTGAAATTTGGTTCTTGGACCTATGACAAAGCTGAAATTGATCTTCTAATCATTGGATCTAAAGTAGACATGAATGATTTTTGGGAAAACAGTGAATGGGAAATTGTTGATGCTTCTGGCTACAAACATGATATAAAATACAACTGTTGTGAGGAGATATACACAGATATAACCTATTCTTTTTACATTAGAAGACTGCCAATGTTTTATACCATTAATCTCATCATCCCTtgtctctttatttcatttctaactGTGCTGGTCTTTTACCTTCCTTCTGATTGTGGTGAAAAGGTGACACTTTGTATTTCAGTTCTGCTTTCTCTGACTGTGTTTTTGCTGGTAATCACAGAAACCATCCCATCCACGTCTCTTGTGATCCCATTGGTGGGTGAGTACCTACTGTTCACCATGATTTTTGTCACCCTGTCCATTGCGGTGACTGTGTTTGTGTTGAACATACATTATCGCACCCCAGCAACACACACTATGCCCAAGTGGGTGAAGACGGTTTTCCTCCAGCTGTTACCCCAGATCCTGATGATGAGGAGGCCTCTGGACAAGATGAGGAAGACGAGTTCTGATAAAAACTCCAAAGGCATTTCCAGTAGGCCCACCAAAGTCAACTTTGATAATTACAGAGAGACAAAACTTCCTAAAGAATGCTGCCACTGTCATAAATCAAGTGAGCTTGCCACCAGCAAAAGAAGATTAAGTCATCAGTCTTTACAATGGATGACTGAAAATTCAGAGCACTGGCCTGATGTCGAAGATGTAATTAATAGTGTTCAATTCATAGCAGAAAACATGAAgaaccaaaatgaaacaaaggag GTTGAAGATGACTGGAAGTACGTAGCCATGGTGGTAGACAGAGTATTTCTTTGGGTGTTTATATTTGTCTGTGTGTTTGGAACTGCAGGGCTATTTCTACAACCACTGCTGGGGAACACAGGAAAGTCCTAA